The Vicia villosa cultivar HV-30 ecotype Madison, WI unplaced genomic scaffold, Vvil1.0 ctg.000494F_1_1, whole genome shotgun sequence genome includes the window AAATGAAAAGAAACAGAGAACTGCATACAGAAACAGTACCTTTCTTTATCAGCAGAACCTCCAGTGCTCTTGTGGTAAAATCATCTTTTGCTCCCAGATCTTGAAACCCTACCAATCTATCTACTGCAACTCCTTGTCTGAAAAAAGAAACGCTCAAgctaatacattaatataataaatCAACTTTATCCTTATTTGGTGTGTAGCATTTCATTTTAGCCAGGCTATTCACTACCATGAAGCAACAATTAGTTTTGGTGCACGTGATAAGATATCACTTTTATTTAAGAGTGATGGGGGAGGAAGATTGAAGATTGTCTTTAGGATTCTTAAattcattaatattttttgtatacCTAACAGAGAAAGCACTTAATCAACCGAGAAATTCAATAAGTACAAGATTTTAGTCCTTACCTGAAGAGTATGACACAAGGCAAAGTTTTGATTGCCAATTTTGTAACAAAGAACGGTGCATTCTGCATTTCACTTTCAATAGTTAACAttacattaaaataataaataatattatacagTTACATTGACTGAACTCTGCGAAAACACTAAATATCTCTGTAAGTGTTCATGCTGACCTCTGCATCAAGCCTGATGAACTTCGAATCAATATGCTTTATTGAAAGGGACTTTAAGTGCTTATCCATTATCCTACATTTGTTAATACAACAAGAAAAAGCACTTGTAACTGTTACATCTTCAGGTGTCAAGAGATAGAGACAAATGATAGATTCAATGAACAATAGTTTGAGTAACAAATGAATAACAAGGCATACTTGCATCGATAGAACTCCTTATGGTAGAAATGACAGATCACTTTTTCACTTCCAGTGACTTCACCCAAGAAATCCCCTTCAGTTACCTCCCTAAATTCCCCATGACCTTTCTTCTTCCATGCCTCCCGTTTCTCTGCTTCTTTCTATATAAAACAAATCTTATTGTGAATAATGAGGTAATAACAAATGTGAAAATAAAAATGTGAATAACATTATAGATTCTAGTACATATGGAGTTTACTACCTTAAAGGCTGCAATCCTGTCCGCGTGCAATTTTTCCAACTCGGGATCCTGACATCACAAATGAGCATAAACCTCATATTAGAATAATGGGTTATCTATATCTAGCTATCTATCTATAAATAAAAGGTATTCTTGAGGTTGATTTTTAGCAAGTGTCAAGCTTATATTCACTTCTGCAGCTGCCAAAACTTTTCCGGAAAATAACACTCCACACACAAAACAAGCCTCAGCATTGTCTGGGCCTTAACAAAATGTAAGCATCAGGCATTTTAGGACCCGGAAAATAATTTGATCAAAAGAAGGCCCGATGTTGAAAATACAACAAAATAGATATCTCTGTTACTGTGTATAAACTCTTTCCCTCACTATTGTCAGGCCAGTGAAATAATGTTTTTAAGACCacattaggggtgggaataggctgggccgagctaggctttgccaagcctgagcctggcctgctataatattcaaagcctaagtctggcctgtagcctatcataggcttatttttttggcctgggcctggcctttttgaaggccttattggcctattagcctacttcaaagcctatttcatttgaacatttgtaaataagtcattcaactcgtctttatatagactaacaaattaaaagatcaatgagattaaatgtttgtttgcattagtttatttgagtttacctagtaccataaattttgtgatattatttgtttgagagaacttatcgaaacaacttatgacattgttcataagattcttttcatcttattttcataatttcttcaagataactaaaatttatttttatatttttaactcaaagtaaaaaatataatataataataataaaattattcatatgtatttaaataggccggcctcttaggcttaaaaggctttttatgtggcatgtggcctagcctttttagctaaataggcttataaaaaagcctaggccttttctatttatctaaaaagcctggcctgacctaggcctatgtaggctgggccgtaggcccctgttagtcggcctggcctattcccacccctagacCACATCATGCACAAGCACAATAAGTTAAAGCCAAATACACTTTTGTGTGCGAACACGCGGCTATCCAAAGTAGTCCCTTCCAAATCGTTCTACAATGGGGAACTCAAAAACCTACAACTTCGTAGAAATACACGCTGACATATAAATCCCCCCAATTTTCAGCATGCAGCATCAACTGCATTCTTCAGGCCTGCTTTGTCTACAGAATGGCAATGCACGGCTCTCTTGCAGAAAGGTCAAGCTTGCTCCGAAAGCCTCACAAGGAGTATTCTCAAATAGTCAATAGTTCAATCCTttaagttttgttttatttttgttaattctcACTTCATCTCTCTGGTTATTTGTTCTATAAAATCATACCCTTCTCTTGGAGTTGGTGCTCAAGGATAATGAGGTTGTTTTGTGATATTTCAGTGCTCATTTTTTGTTAAGTTTCTGTCCATTTGATTCTTTTTGAAATTGAGAAGTATTTAGACCACAGCTCACTTTCCTTGCAGGGAGGCATGCTTCCATAGACAGTAGTTCACAAGTTTTAAGCACATTTACGTGAAGGGTGTGTTTATTCCTTTCAACTTCTGTTTGTTTCTTCTAATGGGGGTGGTTACAGAGCTATCTGCAACAGTTACAAGTTAAACTTTCCGCTTGCAATTAAGATGATTTTAATGGATTGAGGTTGTGTTTGGATCTATCTATAAATTTGTCCCTGTGTCAAACATTATGCGGTGACTTTGACACTGATTTTAGCTGGTGAGTTTCCATGGTATTTTTATACCCTTCACTATGGCTGTCTCTTGATCTGATACACTACTTTGAGCAGATCTTATGGGAGATAAACTAGTGTTGGAACTGAAAATGAGCACCAAAGGATAATAGGCCACTTATGTTTGACCAATCTAACTTGGCACTTTCAGCGAGTGACCCATCTATCATTACATGCTTACATGTTTGTCAGTTAAGAATAAACAAATTTGTAAGACTCTACCCAATTAGACGCAAGGAGAGGACCATTGCAATTGCAGCTGCCTAATCCATATTACCATTAACTTGAACAAAATGCCACTGCTATTTTCCATGTTTCTATTACACTCTTGAATCTCGAGATCTTTTTGAACAGTTTCTCTTATAGCTTTTCTAGATTTTCCTTtacctctagttgtttgactACTCTTCATCTAATCTACTCTCCTTACTACAAAATTCACCGGTTTTCTCTCTGCAGGTTGGAAACTACAAATGTAGCAAAACAAAATAAAGCAGGTGTTCTATTTAACAGAATAAAACACAACTTCCTTTGTAGTCGATGGCACAAGTAAGGTTTGCAATTGTGACCTATAATCAATAGTGGGCAGCATTAGTTTGTGGCATAATCGCAAGGAAATTTTAAATTCAACGGTTAATAGGTGGCAGCAAGAGTTCCTAGAAATGTAGTCTTCTAAATAAGAACTTAATGCTAGAGGTTACACACTGTCCGGTGGGTTTTTACCGTGTTACCAAACAGTACAATAGTCGCAAACCAATATTATTTGAATATCCTTGCAAAAAAGATAAAGTATTCATCTTCATTCATACCAATGGACCTTGTGATATATTCTTCAAACAAGTAACGCCTCACTTGGAAATtcagtttaaaatttaaatacaaCTTGAACAATATGGTCAGTCAATCAATGACACTTTCATATATTAACATCCTCGGTACCTCTATCACTGTCTGTATTTTAGTGtttctttaatttttctttcatgTACTTATGCAttacatgatgaacaaaatacattttaaatgattaaattatgaaaattttcATCTTTTAGTCAACAATCTTATATATTACCCATGCAAATGCACATATCCTAAATACTAGCAGATATACATATATGATAAGATCGAGAAGTTTAGAAACATacatccatcaaatcatcaaggTCAACCTCCTCATTTATAGAACTAGATTGTGCTGCCTTCTCTTCACTAAGCAATTCCTACAGAGATCATATATAACAAGTGTCACATAACCAATATATATATGGCATAGCATAAGAACTCTACAGAACGGCAGCTTCAGTAGAAAATAATCATAACATTAGCACAAGCAAACAGTAACACAATCCGTAAATTATATAGTCCTACTGGAAAAGTGCTAAAGTGCTTCAGCCATAATCTGACAGCAATACTCTAACCACTTCTGGAAAAAAGTGTGTCTGTAACGGACGCCGACACGACACAGACACTTGTGATTACATTTAATTTTTCCATAACAGAGACCAATTCTTGGATATAAAATTTAGGCTATGAATATCATACAATGTAATTAACAAATCAAGCAAAGATAACATTTggatatataaaataagaaacaAGGAAAGTTTgagtaaattaatttatgaatttgTGAAGctgagaattaaaaaaaaaaaaaaaaaaatcaaccttTTGATAATTACGAGCAGCTGCTGCTATTACGTTTCCAAAAGCGAGATTCGTGAGAGTGGATTTTACAGCGTCTGGATTCATCTTTATCTacacaaaaatcaaaatcaaaattatattttgaaataattaagacgaaaaattaaaaaaaaaaataattgttcGCACCTTCGAGATCTGGATGAAGAAAGTGCAAATGTCTTTTTTAATGGAAGTGTTGAACTCTGCAAAAAAAAGTTGTTCAAAGATTTGAAGATTAATTGATCTGTGTGTGTTTTGTTGATGGAATTTGAAGTTGCAGCGATCTGTGGAAGAGGGAAGTACGAGAATCGAAATGGGTTGGGCCGTTACAGATCAATTTGTGTGAGGTTTCATCCTCACACCCCCGGTTTGACTAGACACCCCACACCCCTATATGTTTTTACCGTATCCTTAAATAATTTTAGGGAAAATACACTTTTTCGTCCTTTAACTTTGGCTCggggtccattctggtcccttaacttttaaaaagtgcAAATCAATCCTTTAATTCTTAAAAACAGAGCACGTTTGTCCTTCCGTCTGACTCTGTTAGTAAGCGTGCATATGTGGCATTTTGATTGTCTGACCTGGCATTTAAAAGTTATATTCTTAAGTTTTGTGAACAAAACACCTCATTCTGAACATTTCAAGTACTTGCCCATTGTGAAGAAAAAGTTCGTGGTGCAGCGAAGAACGTTGAAGGCGAATCGTCGTCTAGTGAGGGAGGCCATCCTCA containing:
- the LOC131628990 gene encoding thioredoxin domain-containing protein PLP3B-like; this encodes MNPDAVKSTLTNLAFGNVIAAAARNYQKELLSEEKAAQSSSINEEVDLDDLMDDPELEKLHADRIAAFKKEAEKREAWKKKGHGEFREVTEGDFLGEVTGSEKVICHFYHKEFYRCKIMDKHLKSLSIKHIDSKFIRLDAENAPFFVTKLAIKTLPCVILFRQGVAVDRLVGFQDLGAKDDFTTRALEVLLIKKGIIAEKKDVDEEDQEYDESKRRSVRSSTAADSDSE